Genomic window (Streptosporangiales bacterium):
CCGACCTCTCCCTGCTGCGTGAGGTGCTCGGCGGCGGTGCGGCCGACTCGTGGATGCTCCAGAACCTCGGGCCGCGGATGACCGAAGGCGACGCGAGCGCGGGTTTCCGGATCGAGCTACAGCTCAAGGACATCCGGCTCGCGACGCAGCTGGCGGCACAGGCCAGCGTTCCGCTGCCTGGCAGTCTTCAGGTCATGGCGCTCTACCTGGAGGCCGTTGCACACGGTGAGGGCGGCAACGGCAACCAGGCGTTGTTCCGTGTCTACGACCGGCTCACCGGTCAGGGCTCGTGAGCGCCTCGTAGCGGGCGCGGAACGACGGTGCGACTTCCTGCGCGGAAACACCGGCCACCGGCAGGCTCACCCCGGCCTCGCGCGCCGCGACTACGACGTCGTAGAGGTCCTTGCCGTAGGTCTGGTACATCTCGTCAGTGCCGGCCAGCCGGTGATCGCGCATGAGGCGGTCGAAGAAGCCCCAGTTGCGGATGATCCACGAGTCCCCCGTGGTCTCGGTGGCCAGATCCACGAACGCGCTCTCCTCGATGCCGTACGCGTCCGCGAGCCGTACGGACTCCAACGCCGCGAGCTGGTTGCAGTAGGTCATCAGCTGCAGCGCGAGCTTCGCGGCCGCGCCCGAGCCGACCCCGCCGACCGCTTCGACCCGCTCGCCGATGGCCGTGAAGTACGGGCGGCAACGTTCGAGGTGCTCCGGCCGGCCACCCGCCATCACCGTGAGCGTGCCGGCGCGCGCACCCATGTCACCGCCGCTGACCGGCGCGTCCACCAGGCCGACGCCGACCTCGGCTGTGCGCGCGTCCAGCTCGGTCACCGTGGCAGGCAGGATCGTGCTGTGCACGACGACGACCGGCCCGGTCGAGTCGACGCCCGTCAGTAGTCCGGTCACCACGTCGGTGACCTGAGCGTCGGACAGCACGGCGATCCCCACGAGGTCGCAGCCCGCGGCCATCTCGCGCGGTGTCGCCGCCCGCGCGCCGGCCTCGACGCAGGATTGGACGGCATCGGGCCGTACGTCGTGCACCCACACCTCACGACCGGATCGCAGCAGCGTGAGCGCCATCGGCAGCCCGATATTGCCCAGACCGATGAAACCGACGCGGCCTGCCTCCATGCTCATCCGACCTCCTCCTCGCGAAACAACGGCGGGCGGTACACGGTCGCGGCCGTGTCGCCCAGAACGGCGGCGCGATCAGTCACGGGCAGATCGCGCAGGACTGCGCGAGTGCGGTCCCAGCCGGATTGGTAGCTGGCGCCGAGCAGGCACACCGGCCAGTTGCTCGCGGCCATCAACCGGCCGGCGCCGAAGCAGCCGACCGCATGGTCGACGTAGCGGCCGAGGGCGTCGGCCGACCAGTGGCTGCCTTCGTCCAACACGTCGAGGCCGACGGAGACCTTCGCGTACGTCCGTGGGTGTTCGGCGGCACGGGCGAGCAGCGACGCCCACGGCTGCCATCCGCCCTCGGGCAGTGGCGGTCGCCCCAGGTGGTCGATGACGAGCGTCAGCTCGGGCACGCGTTCGGCCACGGCGGCGACGTTCGCCAGCTGCCGTGGCCCGGTCGCCACCACGTCGACGGGCACGCCGTGCTCGGCGAGCAGGGTGAGCGATTCGACGACCTCGTCCCGTACCAGCCAGTCCGGGTGGGCGTCCCGAGTGGTCACGTGCCGGACACCGGCGAACTTCGGATGCGATCGACACCGCTGCAGTACCGCAGCGGTCTCCTCGGGCCGTTCCAGTGGCGCCCACACCACGGCGCCAAGGACGAAGTCGACCGCCGACGCCCACTGCAGCACCGACACCCCCACCTCCGGCGAGCCCGCGCCGCGGCCACGGCGCCAGCGCCGGATGCCGAGAGGTATCTGCTCGCGTCGCCGAGACCGGGCGGGACCGACGGCGAGACCACTACGAGAAGCGCGAGACGCGCGAGACTCGGGCTAGTCTCGCTCTTCTCGACACCTGTCTCGGTGTCTGTCCCGCAGGTCTCGCTGGCCGTCGAGACCGAGGTGTCGCCATGAGCCCCGCCGACGATAGCGACACCCCGGACGACGACCGCACCTACCACGGCCACATTAGGTGTCTGGACGGAGAATACGGCGAGAAATTACGCGGCGAACTCGCCGGAATAATCATCGACCTCTTGCACTGGGCAAGCAACCGCGGTGACCGTGACGAAGAGGACCGTGACCACTGCGAGGCAGCATGAACCACATGCTCGGACCCCCTGTAGAGCAAGGAGTCCACGAGCATGAAGGTGATACGGGAATGGCTGCGCCGAGCAAATCACGCAGGGCGCGATGAATTTCATGGAAAAGATCTCATCCATCGAACTATTTGCTCGACCGGTCGGAGAAATAGGAGTAAAATAGTGACCCAACGAGACGCGGCATGAACTGCGCCCGAGCTCCTTCCGCGGCCGGCACGCGACACCAAGGGACAGGACTACAGGCCATGACCACACACCCACCGGACCCCGACCCGTCCGCGCCGAGGGCGGCGGGACGGCATCTGTCCCCGGTACCCGTGGCGTTGGGGCCGTCGGGACTGTCGGATTATGCGGTCTCGCCGTTGGCGACGTCGGCGGCGTTGCTCGGTGAGGGGGTCCGGGTAGCGTTTCTGGGGCGGACATCGACGGAGGATTAGCAGGATCCGCGGCAGTCGTGTCTGCGGCAGCTGGCGAACTGTAAGAACGCGTTGCCGGAGTCGTGGGTGATCGTCGCGCACTTCTACGACGTCGAGTCCGGCCGTAAGGAGCTGGCCGATCGTGGTCGGGGAACGGGGTATGAACGGTTCAACATCCCGGTCTCCCGTGACGGTGGCCTCGCCGATCTGTTGGACGAGGCTGCCCATCCTGGGCGCCGGTTCGACGCGGTGATCTGCGAATCGATGTCCTGGGTCGCCCGCCGCACCTACGAGGGTCTCTCCGTCGAACGCGCGCTCGACACTGCGGATGTGCCGTTATTCGCGTCGAACGAGCCGATCACGCTGTCCGGGTCTCGTGCGCAGCGGGTGCTGCAGCGGCGGATCAACCAGTCCGTCGCCGAATACGAGGTGCTCAATACCCTCGAACAAGCCTGGGGCGGGCTGTGCACGCATGTGCGGGAGGGCTGGAACATCGGCAAACCGCCGTACGGGTACACGGCGAAGACGTACCGACACCCCAACCCCAGCAAGGCCGCCCGCGGGTTCACCAAGACCCGTCTCGAACCCGACGGTGTCCGTGCGGAGACGGTGGCGCAGATCGCGGCGTGGCGTTACCACGAGGGGATCGGCTGCGACACCATCGCCGAGCGGCTCAACGCCGACCCGACCAAGTACCCGCCACCGACCCCGGTGGGCGGGCCCGAGCGGGCGCGTGGTGCGTGGGGGAAGACCAGCGTGTACGAGATCCTGCGGAACCCGAAATACACCGGCTACCAGGTGTTCAACCGCCGCGCGTCGCGCTCCAAACACGGGAAGGTCAACGACCCGAAGAAGTGGGTGTGGTCACCGGAGCCGACGCACGAGCCGCTGATCCCGAAGTGGATGTACGACGAACTCACCGCCCGCCGCCAGGAACGCCGCGGCTCCCGCGACGGGAACGCGAAGAACACCCATCCGGCGACCAGGCGGACGTATCTGCTGCGCGGGATGATCTTCTGCCCGTGCGGGCGGCGGATGCACGGCAACAACCGGCACGGCGCCGGCTACTACCAGTGCTGGCCACGCAACAACAACCGCGGCAAACCCACCGCCTACTCCGATCACCCGAAGGCCGTGTACCTGCGCGAAGACGCGATCCTCGACGCCATCGGCAGGTTCTTCGCCGACCGCGTCTTCGGACCCGATCGCCGGCACCTGCTCGCCGCCGACCTCGACCAGATCGACGATTACGCCGCGCGGCAGCACCAGGTCGAACGGGAACGGCTGCAACGCGTGCTCGCCGACCTGACGCGCCGGCAACAGGCATTGGTCCGGCAAGCCCAAGACGCTGACCCCGACGACCCCTTTACCAAGGCGCTCCGTACCAGCTACAACGACCTGGAGAAGCAGAGGACCGCCGCGCTGACCGCCGTCGCTGACCTCGACACCGCCGATGCTGTCGAGCCAGTCCGACCTGGTCCCGGCGACACTGCGCTACTCGACGCGCTCCCGGAACTCACCCTGTACCTCACCGAGGCGCCGGAAGAGCTGCTGCGGCGACTGTTCGAGACCACCCAGCTCGCCGTCCGCTTGCACGACGACGGCGACCACGTCACCATCACCATTACCCTGCCAGCAGACACCACGGCAGAGATCGCCGACACCGCAGAAAGGATCACCAACGCCATGCCATCTACACACAACACCCCAGGCCAGGAGCCGGGCGCTTGTGTAGATGCAGTCCGCGCCCCCGGCAGGATTCGAACCTGCGCTCACGGCTCCGGAGGCCGTTGCTCTATCCCCTGAGCTACGGGGGCGGGCTTGTCCGATTGGACCTCCGCAGCTTAGCAGCAGCCGCTGGGGTGGGTGACGGTGCGGGCGGCGTGGCGGTGGTTGTCGGGGCGGCCACGGCGCGTAGCACTCTGCGCGACAGCCTGCGAGCGACGTCGTACCTTCATGGTGTGGCGGACAAGGTGGGGCGCGTGCTGGTCGTCGACGACGATCCGGTCATCCGGCAGCTGGTCGCCGTGAACCTGGAGCTCGAGGGCTACCAGGTACTCGAGGCCGGCAGCGGGGACGAGGCGATCGCCGCTGCGCAGCAGCATCAGCCGGACGTGATCACGCTGGACGTGATGATGCCCGCGCTGGACGGCTGGGTGGTCGCGCTCCGGCTGCGCAACGACCCGCGCACGAGCGACACGCGGATCGTGATCGTGACGGCGCGCGCACAGCAGCGCGACAAGGAACGCGGGCAGCAGGTCGGTGCCGACGCGTTCGTCTGCAAGCCGTTCGACCCGGCCGAGCTGGTCGACGTGGTGGACCGGCTGGTGAAGGAGCGGGCCTGCTGACGACCTCCGTGACCAGCGCTGACTACGCTGTCCGGGGTGGGTGCGACGGCGCGGGGGAGCGACCCCACCAGTGCAGTGGCTGACGAGATGTCACTCGCGGTGGCGCGGCGGCGGCTGGTGGTTGCGGTCGCCGGGCGGCTGCGTGCCGCGTACGACCTCGGCCCGCTGCGCGCCGAGCCCGCCGTCCAGGCGGTCACCGTGGTGGGTACAGGCGCCGCCGACGTGCACCTGTTCGGCGAGCTGTGCCACGCGGTCGGGGCGGACGCCGCGCGCTACGCGCTCGTCCGCACCAGGTGGAACCGGCCGGTGCGGGTGGACCTCGACCGGTGGTCGCGCCGCGACGAGCGCAACCCGCTGTGGCGGCTGTGGTACCTGGGTGTCGGCTCCCGCGAGGCGCTCGACGTCGCCCGCGCGCACGGCATCGAGCCGGCGCCGGGCGGTAGGCTCGAAGGAAGGGCGTGGCAGACCACCACGGCCGCACTCGACGCGATCGACACCATCGGTCGAGTCGCAGCGGAACGGGGTGAGCCGCACCGGCTGGCCGACCACCTGGAGCACGACGTGGCCACCTCGCACGAGGCGGTACGGAGGTGGGCGTTCGAGGGGCTGTCCAGGATCCGAGATGACCCGACCGGACGCCCGGCCGCCGCGTACCGTTCACATCTGGCGCTCCTCGCGCGGTGTGCGGACGCGGTGGCGCGAGCCGGCGAGCTGTTCGGAGTTCCCCTGCCGAGACGGTTGTGAGAGGTGAGTGGTGTGAGGTCGGTGCACCCCGCGGGGCCGTTGCACGCGGACATGATGACCGAGGGCGCGATGTCCGCGCCGCCTACTGATCTCAACGCACTCGAGCCCGATATCTGGTCGTCGACCGCGCAGCGGGTCGGCGGTGCCGTCCAGGTGGGTGGTGTGGAGCTGCGCGACCTCGCCCGCGAGCACGGCACGCCCGTCTACGTACTCGACGAGGACGACTTCCGCGGCCGGGCACGTGCGCACCGCACCGCGTTCGACGGCTTCGACGTCTACTACGCGGGGAAGGCGTTCCTGTCCACCACCGTGGCGCGGTGGCTCGCCGAGGACGGCCTCTCGCTCGACGTGTGCTCGTTCGGCGAGCTGACCATCGCGCGGCGGGCCGGCTTCCCGGCCGAGCGGCTCGCCTTCCACGGCAACAACAAGTCGACCGAGGAGCTCGCGGCCGCGCTCGACGACGGGGTCGGCAAGATCGTGCTCGACTCGTTCGTGGAGATCGACCGGCTGGCCAAGCTGGCCGCCGACCGCGGCGTGCGGCCGAATGTGCTCGTGCGTGCGTCCGTCGGTGTCGAGGCGCATACCCACGAGTTCATCGCGACCGCGCACGAGGACCAGAAGTTCGGCTTCGCCGTCGCCACCGGTGAGGTGCTCGAAGCCGTACGGCGGGTGCTCGCGTCCGCGCCGCTGAACCTGGTCGGGTTGCACAGCCACATCGGCTCGCAGATCTTCGACACCGCCGCGTTCGAGCTCGCCGCCCACCGGCTGGTGCGGCTGGCCACCAGGGTGCGCGACCAGCACGACGTGCAGATCGCCGAGCTGGGGCTCGGTGGCGGCCTCGGCATCGCCTACGTGCCGTCCGACGACCCCCCGGAGACGGGCGAGTTCGCCGCCGCTCTACGGACCATCGTCGCCGAGGAGTGCGAGGCGAACGGGCTGCCTGTGCCGCGGCTTTCGGTGGAGCCCGGCCGCGCGATCGCCGGCCCGGCGATGTGCACGGTGTACGAGGTGGGCACGGTCAAGCCGGTACGGGTCGGCTCCGCCGGCGTCCGCACGTACGTCTCCGTCGACGGCGGGATGAGCGACAACATCAGGACCGCGCTGTACGGCGCTGAGCACTCCTGCGCGCTGGTGAACCGGGCGTCCGACTCGCCCGCGGTGCTTGTGCGGGTGGTCGGCAAGCACTGCGAGTCAGGCGACATCGTGGTGCGCGAGGTCTACCTGCCGGGCGACGTCGCGCCCGGCGACCTGATCGCCGTGCCGGCCACAGGCGCGTACTGCCGCGCCATGGCGAGCAACTACAACCAGGTGCCGAAGCCGCCGGTGGTCGCTGTGCGGCAGGGGGCTACGGAGCTGGTGCTGCGGCGCGAGACGATGGACGACCTGTTGCGGCTCGACGCGGGCCTGTCGAGCTGACCTTGCCGTCGGGGAGGAGACACGTGGGCGGTCGTGGAGATGAGCAGCCGGTGCGGGTGGCACTGCTCGGCTGCGGCGTGGTCGGCAGTGCCCTGGTCGGGCTGATCAAGGAGCAGTCGGCCGACCTCGCCGCACGGGTGGGAGCCCCGCTCGAGCTCGCCGGGGTGGCCGTACGCCGGCCGGCGCGGGCACGGGACGTCGACCTGGACCCCGGGCTGCTCACGTCCGACGCCGAGGCGCTGGTGCGCCGCGACGACGTGGACGTCGTGGTCGAGGTGATCGGCGGGATCGAGCCGGCCCGCGGCCTCATCCTGGCCGCGTTCGCCAGCGGCAAGTCCGTGGTCACGGCGAACAAGGCGCTGCTGGCGTCGCACGGCGCGGAGCTGCACGAGGCGGCGCGCGCCGCCGGCGTCGACCTGTACTACGAGGCGAGCGTCGCCGGCGGGATCCCGCTGTTGCGGCCGCTGCGGGAGTCGCTGGTCGGCGACACCGTGCACCGGGTGCTCGGCATCGTCAACGGCACCACCAACTACATCCTCACCCGGATGGCGGAGACCGGCGCCACCTTCGGTGACGCGCTCGACGAGGCGACCGCGCTCGGCTACGCGGAGGCCGACCCCACTGCGGACGTGGACGGCTACGACGCCGCGGCGAAGGCGGCGATCCTCGCCGAGCTCGCCTTCCACTCCCAGGTGACGGCGGCGGACGTGTACCGCGAGGGGATCAGCGAGGTGTCCGCGTCCGACGTCGCGAGCGCGCGTGAGATGGGCTGCGTGGTGAAGCTGCTCGCCATCGCCGAGCGCGCCGGCGGCGACAGCATCGACGTGCGCGTGCACCCGGCGATGATCCCTGAGACGCACCCGCTCGCCAGCGTGCGCGAGGCGTACAACGCGGTGTTCGTGGAGTGTTCCGCCGCCGGGCAGCTGATGTTCTACGGCCAGGGCGCGGGCGGCGCGCCGACGGCGAGCGCCGTGCTCGGCGACGTGGTGGCGGTCGCGCGCAACGCGCGCTCCGGCCGGTCCACCTGGGCGAGCACGCCGTACGCACAACTGCGGGCGCGCCCGATGGGCGAGGTGGCGACCAGGTACCACCTCAGCCTCGACGTGCTCGACAAGACCGGGGTGCTCGCCGAGGTGGCGCAGGTGTTCGCCGCCAAGGAGGTGTCACTGCAGACGGTGCGGCAGGAAGGGCACGGGGACGACGCGCAGCTGGTCGTGGTCACGCACGTGGCGACGGACGCCGCGCTGGCCGCGACGGTCGAGGAGCTGCGCCGGTTGGCCGTCGTGCGCGAGGTCGCGTCGGTCATGCGGGTCGAGGGTCTGTGAGTTCGCAGGGACGAAGGAGCTTGCCGTGTGGCGAGGTGTGATCGACGAGTACCGCAGCCGGCTGCCGGTCAGCGCGGACACGCCGGTCGTGACGTTGGGCGAGGGCTGCACGCCGCTCGTGCCCGCGCCGCGGCTGGCCGAGCGCACCGGGTGTGACGTCCATCTGAAGGTCGAGGGCGCGAACCCGACGGGCTCGTTCAAGGACCGCGGCATGACGCTGGCGATCTCCAAGGCGGTGGAGAGCGGCGCGGAGGCGGTGATCTGCGCGTCCACCGGCAACACGAGCGCCAGCGCCGCAGCGTACGCGTCCCGCGCCGGCATCTCCTGCGCCGTCCTGGTGCCGCACGGCAAGATCGCCCCGGGCAAGATGACCCAGGCCGTCGCGTTCGGCGCGGTGCTGCTCGAGGTGGACGGCTCGTTCGACGACTGTCTGGACGTGGCGCGCGAGCTCGTCCAGCGCTACCCGGTGCTGCTGGCGAACTCCGCCAACCCGGACGGCTACCGGCTCGCCGGCCAGAAGACGGCGGCGTTCGAGGTGGTGGACGCGCTCGGGGACGCGCCTGACGTGCACTGCCTGCCGGTCGGCAACGCCGGCAACATCTCGGCCTACTGGCAGGGCTACGTGGAGTACGCCAAGGACGGGGTGTGCCAGCGCACCCCGCGGATGGTCGGCTTCCAGGCCGCCGGTGCGGCGCCGATCGTCGCCGGCGAGGTGGTGGCGCAGCCGCAGACGGTGGCCACCGCGATCCAGGTGGGCAACCCGGCGTCGTGGCAGAAGGCGCTCGTGGCCAGGGACGAGTCCGGCGGCACCATCGAAGCCGTCACCGACGAGCAGATCCTCGACGCGTACCGGTTCCTGGCCAGGCAGGAGGGCGTCTTCTGCGAGCCGGCGTCCGCGGCCAGCGTGGCGGGACTGCTCGCCGCGCGGGAGTCCGGCCTGGTCGCCGAGGGCAGCCGCGTGGTCTGCACGCTCACCGGCAACGGCCTGAAGGACCCCGGACACATGCTCTCCGGCCGTCCGGAGACGGCGACCGTACCGGCCGAGGTCGACGCGGTCGCCGCGGTGCTCGAGCTCAGCAACTGACGTGGGCGGGCAGTGGCGGACCGGCCAGGTCCGGGTGCGGGTGCCGGCGACCAGCGCGAACCTGGGGCCCGGCTTCGACGCCGCCGGGCTGGCGCTGGCCAGGTACGACCAGGTCGAGCTGAGGTGCACCGACGCCGGCGTGCAGGTCGAGGTGGCAGGTGCTGGCGCCGGCGAGGTGCCCACCGACGAGCGGCACCTGGTGCTGCGCGCCGCGTACGCGGCGTTCGACGAGCTCGGTGACCGGCCGTCCGGCGTGGCGCTGACCTGTACGAACACCGTGCCGCACGGGCGTGGCCTCGGCTCCTCGGCGGCGGCGATCGTGGCCGGCGTGGTTGCCGCCAGGGCGCTGGCCGGGTGTGCCGAGCCGGCCGGTGCGGACGCGCTGACGCTGGCGGCCAGGCTCGAGGGACATCCGGACAACGTCGCCGCCTGCCTGCTCGGTGGCTTCACCGTGGCGTGGTCGGAGGAGGGACAGGCCCGCGCCGTGCGGCTGCAGCCGGTGCCTGAGCTGGTCGCGCTCGCGGTCGTGCCCGACCACGAGCAGGCGACGGAGCAGGCGCGGAAGCTGCTGCCCGACGTGGTGCCGCATGCGGCCGCCGCCGGCAACGCCGCACGCGCCGCGCTGTTGACGCCCGCGCTGACCGCCGACC
Coding sequences:
- a CDS encoding NAD-binding protein yields the protein MSMEAGRVGFIGLGNIGLPMALTLLRSGREVWVHDVRPDAVQSCVEAGARAATPREMAAGCDLVGIAVLSDAQVTDVVTGLLTGVDSTGPVVVVHSTILPATVTELDARTAEVGVGLVDAPVSGGDMGARAGTLTVMAGGRPEHLERCRPYFTAIGERVEAVGGVGSGAAAKLALQLMTYCNQLAALESVRLADAYGIEESAFVDLATETTGDSWIIRNWGFFDRLMRDHRLAGTDEMYQTYGKDLYDVVVAAREAGVSLPVAGVSAQEVAPSFRARYEALTSPDR
- a CDS encoding amidohydrolase family protein, producing MPLGIRRWRRGRGAGSPEVGVSVLQWASAVDFVLGAVVWAPLERPEETAAVLQRCRSHPKFAGVRHVTTRDAHPDWLVRDEVVESLTLLAEHGVPVDVVATGPRQLANVAAVAERVPELTLVIDHLGRPPLPEGGWQPWASLLARAAEHPRTYAKVSVGLDVLDEGSHWSADALGRYVDHAVGCFGAGRLMAASNWPVCLLGASYQSGWDRTRAVLRDLPVTDRAAVLGDTAATVYRPPLFREEEVG
- a CDS encoding response regulator — translated: MLVVDDDPVIRQLVAVNLELEGYQVLEAGSGDEAIAAAQQHQPDVITLDVMMPALDGWVVALRLRNDPRTSDTRIVIVTARAQQRDKERGQQVGADAFVCKPFDPAELVDVVDRLVKERAC
- the lysA gene encoding diaminopimelate decarboxylase, with the translated sequence MMTEGAMSAPPTDLNALEPDIWSSTAQRVGGAVQVGGVELRDLAREHGTPVYVLDEDDFRGRARAHRTAFDGFDVYYAGKAFLSTTVARWLAEDGLSLDVCSFGELTIARRAGFPAERLAFHGNNKSTEELAAALDDGVGKIVLDSFVEIDRLAKLAADRGVRPNVLVRASVGVEAHTHEFIATAHEDQKFGFAVATGEVLEAVRRVLASAPLNLVGLHSHIGSQIFDTAAFELAAHRLVRLATRVRDQHDVQIAELGLGGGLGIAYVPSDDPPETGEFAAALRTIVAEECEANGLPVPRLSVEPGRAIAGPAMCTVYEVGTVKPVRVGSAGVRTYVSVDGGMSDNIRTALYGAEHSCALVNRASDSPAVLVRVVGKHCESGDIVVREVYLPGDVAPGDLIAVPATGAYCRAMASNYNQVPKPPVVAVRQGATELVLRRETMDDLLRLDAGLSS
- a CDS encoding homoserine dehydrogenase, giving the protein MRVALLGCGVVGSALVGLIKEQSADLAARVGAPLELAGVAVRRPARARDVDLDPGLLTSDAEALVRRDDVDVVVEVIGGIEPARGLILAAFASGKSVVTANKALLASHGAELHEAARAAGVDLYYEASVAGGIPLLRPLRESLVGDTVHRVLGIVNGTTNYILTRMAETGATFGDALDEATALGYAEADPTADVDGYDAAAKAAILAELAFHSQVTAADVYREGISEVSASDVASAREMGCVVKLLAIAERAGGDSIDVRVHPAMIPETHPLASVREAYNAVFVECSAAGQLMFYGQGAGGAPTASAVLGDVVAVARNARSGRSTWASTPYAQLRARPMGEVATRYHLSLDVLDKTGVLAEVAQVFAAKEVSLQTVRQEGHGDDAQLVVVTHVATDAALAATVEELRRLAVVREVASVMRVEGL
- a CDS encoding threonine synthase, with protein sequence MWRGVIDEYRSRLPVSADTPVVTLGEGCTPLVPAPRLAERTGCDVHLKVEGANPTGSFKDRGMTLAISKAVESGAEAVICASTGNTSASAAAYASRAGISCAVLVPHGKIAPGKMTQAVAFGAVLLEVDGSFDDCLDVARELVQRYPVLLANSANPDGYRLAGQKTAAFEVVDALGDAPDVHCLPVGNAGNISAYWQGYVEYAKDGVCQRTPRMVGFQAAGAAPIVAGEVVAQPQTVATAIQVGNPASWQKALVARDESGGTIEAVTDEQILDAYRFLARQEGVFCEPASAASVAGLLAARESGLVAEGSRVVCTLTGNGLKDPGHMLSGRPETATVPAEVDAVAAVLELSN
- a CDS encoding homoserine kinase, encoding MGGQWRTGQVRVRVPATSANLGPGFDAAGLALARYDQVELRCTDAGVQVEVAGAGAGEVPTDERHLVLRAAYAAFDELGDRPSGVALTCTNTVPHGRGLGSSAAAIVAGVVAARALAGCAEPAGADALTLAARLEGHPDNVAACLLGGFTVAWSEEGQARAVRLQPVPELVALAVVPDHEQATEQARKLLPDVVPHAAAAGNAARAALLTPALTADPELLLAATEDQLHQSYRRPAMPASLKLLTRLRAAGQAAVLSGAGPTVLVLGTATSLATAKDVAAAAQPSWQQWELAVDRTGATVDVAD